The following coding sequences are from one Ornithodoros turicata isolate Travis chromosome 1, ASM3712646v1, whole genome shotgun sequence window:
- the LOC135394927 gene encoding acanthoscurrin-1-like, whose product MQLHLDNQQLRSQRCIMLPVVLLLIVATLHATDAGGFGGGGGFGGGHGGGHGGGRGGHQAGGGGGGTAFKTGSVYLVKALHPVSVPMKPPKMKWHGGGHGGGHGGGRGGGFGGGFGGGGGFDDGIVILQAEAPADPGIVVKSSGAVGGGSIIVQGHGKRGGGGFGKMAFGGGGGGGWWG is encoded by the exons ATGCAACTGCACCTTGACAACCAACAGCTGAGGAGTCAACGGTGTATCATGTTACCAGTG GTGCTCCTGCTCATCGTAGCAACTCTACACGCTACCGATGCTGGGGGATTCGGCGGTGGAGGAGGATTCGGCGGTGGACACGGCGGTGGACACGGCGGTGGTCGTGGAGGCCATCAGgcaggcggcggcggcggcggcacgGCTTTCAAGACAGGCTCTGTGTATTTAGTAAAGGCACTTCACCCCGTATCGGTGCCCATGAAACCACCAAAAATGAAGTGGCACGGCGGTGGCCATGGTGGAGGACATGGTGGCGGACGTGGCGGAGGATTTGGCGGAGGATTTGGCGGCGGTGGCGGCTTCGACGATGGAATTGTCATTTTGCAGGCTGAGGCTCCGGCTGACCCGGGTATTGTCGTTAAAAGCAGTGGCGCAGTTGGCGGCGGGAGCATAATCGTGCAAGGCCACGGAAAACGAGGAGGCGGTGGATTTGGAAAGATGGCtttcggaggaggaggaggagggggctGGTGGGGATAA